From the Leptospira licerasiae serovar Varillal str. VAR 010 genome, one window contains:
- a CDS encoding adenylate/guanylate cyclase domain-containing protein: MVQKQKIPALPFRSLLFISFLLFSFYSLGSQEEGPISGWKDLDLKRLEWESVQGFKPEFKNGFESVEPGYLKIEKFPIVLNQLYKTPVSDKVQEFTIQTKFNLNFDPKSRVFLNPIRLYLNFIGENWEIYLNGHLLQKEVHLDPNGKMQIRKTLRDMEIQVDSSILQAGENKLVFHLLGDAPALHLSEEEYPVLSPIFTPTNVDLGFYLDGDYTLGVEYDFSKKIGILINLSLNTIYIFFGLYHLLIFSKRRTDKYNLYFGIFSISMAVYSLSRSTIIFDFIQDSTWITRIEYASVSLLAPLFLLFLHDYFYGSTLPNKAILTITGWSFSIFLFSFFAPFQYLMISLRAWQISILPSLIYLLYFMGKAVYLRKKDASLMAISMFIIVFISGYDVLDSMFFQSGIRFTQFAYLLFVISLTTILANRFIDLYKQSEELNIELSHQKLELARQKNAFFRFVPMQFLSVLGKDSAVDVNLGDSALREMSVLFTDIRSFTTISEKMTPEENFRFINGYLAKMEPLIQKYEGFVDKFMGDAILALFSAERVIHSENNWEGKSAADRAVLAAIDMRRRVRELEEEVKSAHGHVKGVRIGIGINTGNLMLGTVGSSHRLDTTVIGDTVNVASRLESLTNLYKADILITQNTLSSLTITDELAIREVDSVVVKGKSQPIIIYEIYESDDPHIRKLKDATLPLISRGIILYKVGNFKEALQNFEQALKVYPEDIVAILYRKRCQEYIEAPPVGNWVGVQHLLEK, translated from the coding sequence ATGGTGCAAAAACAAAAAATTCCGGCTTTACCTTTCAGATCTTTACTCTTCATTTCTTTTTTATTATTCTCTTTTTATTCTTTGGGCTCTCAGGAAGAAGGGCCCATTTCAGGTTGGAAAGACTTGGATCTAAAAAGATTGGAGTGGGAATCCGTACAAGGATTTAAACCTGAATTCAAAAACGGCTTCGAGTCCGTCGAACCTGGATATTTAAAAATAGAAAAATTCCCGATCGTTCTGAACCAACTCTATAAAACTCCGGTATCCGACAAGGTGCAAGAGTTTACCATTCAGACAAAATTTAATTTAAACTTCGATCCAAAGTCCCGAGTCTTTCTGAACCCGATCCGACTTTATTTAAATTTTATTGGAGAGAACTGGGAGATCTATCTGAACGGCCATCTTCTCCAAAAAGAGGTACATTTGGATCCGAATGGAAAAATGCAGATCCGAAAAACTCTTCGCGATATGGAAATCCAGGTTGATTCCAGCATCTTACAGGCTGGAGAAAACAAATTGGTATTCCATCTATTGGGAGATGCACCTGCACTCCATCTTTCAGAAGAAGAATATCCCGTACTTTCTCCGATATTCACACCTACGAATGTGGATCTTGGATTTTATTTGGACGGAGACTATACTTTAGGTGTTGAATACGATTTTTCCAAAAAGATTGGGATCTTGATCAATCTAAGCTTAAATACGATCTATATATTTTTCGGACTCTATCATCTTCTCATTTTTTCCAAAAGAAGAACGGACAAATACAATTTATACTTCGGGATCTTTTCCATTTCCATGGCGGTTTACTCGTTGAGTAGGTCCACGATCATTTTCGATTTTATACAAGACAGCACATGGATTACAAGAATTGAATACGCCTCCGTATCTTTGCTTGCGCCATTATTCTTACTTTTTCTACACGATTATTTTTACGGATCTACTTTGCCGAATAAGGCGATACTTACGATTACAGGATGGAGTTTTTCTATCTTCCTGTTTTCCTTCTTTGCTCCATTCCAATACTTGATGATCAGTTTGAGAGCTTGGCAGATCTCCATTCTACCTTCTCTTATTTATCTATTGTACTTTATGGGGAAAGCGGTCTATCTGCGCAAAAAAGACGCTTCTCTCATGGCAATCAGTATGTTTATCATCGTATTCATTTCCGGTTACGATGTGTTAGATTCTATGTTCTTTCAATCCGGGATCCGATTCACTCAGTTTGCATATCTTCTATTCGTAATTTCATTAACCACCATACTTGCGAATAGGTTTATAGATCTATATAAACAATCGGAAGAATTGAACATAGAACTCAGTCATCAAAAACTGGAATTGGCAAGACAGAAGAATGCGTTCTTCCGCTTCGTTCCGATGCAGTTCCTAAGCGTGCTTGGAAAAGATTCCGCGGTGGATGTGAATCTTGGCGATTCCGCATTACGCGAAATGAGCGTTCTTTTCACGGACATTCGCTCTTTTACCACCATCTCGGAAAAGATGACTCCCGAGGAAAATTTTAGATTTATCAACGGATATCTTGCGAAGATGGAACCTTTGATCCAAAAGTACGAAGGTTTCGTGGATAAGTTTATGGGAGATGCGATCCTTGCGTTATTTTCCGCAGAAAGAGTGATCCATTCCGAAAACAATTGGGAAGGTAAGTCTGCCGCAGATAGGGCGGTTCTTGCCGCAATCGATATGAGGAGAAGAGTCCGTGAATTGGAAGAAGAAGTTAAAAGCGCCCACGGACATGTGAAAGGTGTTCGGATCGGTATAGGTATTAACACAGGGAATCTGATGCTCGGAACTGTAGGATCTTCTCATAGATTGGACACAACTGTGATAGGGGACACGGTAAACGTTGCATCTCGATTGGAGAGCCTTACAAATTTATATAAAGCTGATATATTGATTACCCAAAATACCTTGTCTAGTCTCACCATTACTGATGAACTCGCGATCAGAGAGGTGGACTCCGTTGTGGTCAAAGGAAAAAGTCAGCCGATCATCATTTACGAAATTTACGAATCTGACGATCCTCATATCCGCAAGCTGAAAGACGCTACCTTACCTTTGATCTCCAGAGGGATCATTCTTTATAAGGTGGGAAATTTTAAGGAAGCTCTCCAAAATTTCGAACAGGCCTTAAAAGTTTATCCGGAAGATATAGTGGCGATTTTGTACAGAAAACGTTGCCAAGAATATATAGAAGCTCCACCGGTTGGAAATTGGGTCGGAGTACAACATCTTTTGGAAAAGTAG
- a CDS encoding SDR family oxidoreductase, giving the protein MNILITGASGGLGKNLVEKAYSLGHNILLTNLNEKALKDYVTKQKFDKNRVLTSKLDVTSASEWKKVMDLAYKKWGKLDILMNVAGYLLPGYIENVSPKDIDRHMDINAKGLMYGTREASIRMIKQGGGHIINIASLAGVAPIPGISLYSTSKFAVRGFSLAVAQELRPKKVFVSVVCPDAIQTPMLDLQKDYEEASMTFSGNRYLKTEEVTDIIFNKVIPNKPMEVLIPGSRGFLAKVGSFLPGLNALLSPSLMGKGKKKQMIYKKN; this is encoded by the coding sequence ATGAATATACTCATCACCGGTGCAAGCGGCGGTTTAGGTAAAAATCTGGTGGAGAAAGCCTATTCATTAGGTCATAATATACTTCTCACCAATCTGAATGAAAAAGCTCTAAAAGATTACGTTACTAAACAAAAATTCGATAAGAACAGAGTTTTAACTTCGAAGTTAGATGTGACTTCGGCTTCCGAATGGAAGAAGGTAATGGATCTCGCTTATAAAAAATGGGGCAAACTAGACATTCTAATGAATGTTGCAGGGTATCTTCTTCCCGGATACATTGAAAACGTAAGTCCTAAGGATATCGACAGGCATATGGATATCAATGCTAAGGGTCTGATGTACGGAACCAGAGAAGCTTCTATCCGAATGATCAAACAAGGAGGAGGTCATATTATAAATATTGCATCTTTGGCCGGCGTGGCCCCTATTCCCGGAATATCTCTTTATTCTACATCAAAGTTTGCAGTCAGAGGATTCTCACTTGCGGTTGCACAAGAGTTAAGGCCTAAAAAAGTATTCGTAAGCGTTGTATGTCCCGATGCGATCCAGACTCCGATGCTTGATCTGCAAAAGGATTATGAAGAAGCATCCATGACATTCTCCGGAAATAGGTATCTTAAAACCGAAGAAGTGACTGATATTATATTCAACAAAGTTATTCCGAATAAACCTATGGAAGTTCTGATCCCCGGTTCCAGAGGATTTTTGGCTAAGGTAGGAAGTTTCCTTCCTGGTTTGAATGCGTTACTCAGTCCTTCTCTCATGGGTAAGGGAAAGAAAAAACAAATGATTTACAAAAAGAATTAA
- a CDS encoding peroxiredoxin → MSDLWEGKKLPEVSLSSSAGNTVNLPKDSAGSWTLLYFYPKDDTPGCTKQACSYRDNLEKFTKAGAKVYGISSDSLDSHKQFIDKFNLSFPLLSDPKQTLSGPLGVYGDQEWQGRVFKGLSRDSFLVGPDGTIRKVWRKVDPTKTVAETLEEILKEAGA, encoded by the coding sequence ATGTCCGACTTATGGGAAGGCAAAAAATTACCGGAAGTAAGTTTATCTAGTTCTGCTGGAAACACCGTAAATCTACCCAAAGACTCGGCGGGTTCTTGGACCTTGTTGTATTTTTATCCAAAAGACGATACCCCGGGTTGTACAAAACAAGCCTGTTCTTATCGGGACAACTTGGAAAAGTTCACCAAAGCAGGAGCGAAAGTATATGGGATCAGCTCGGATTCTTTGGACAGTCATAAACAATTTATTGATAAGTTCAATCTGAGTTTTCCTCTTCTATCCGATCCGAAACAAACATTGAGCGGACCTTTAGGAGTTTACGGAGACCAAGAATGGCAAGGCAGAGTATTTAAGGGACTTTCTAGAGACAGCTTTTTGGTGGGACCTGATGGGACCATACGCAAAGTATGGAGAAAAGTGGATCCTACTAAAACAGTCGCAGAGACATTAGAGGAGATCTTAAAAGAGGCCGGTGCCTAA